One window from the genome of Bubalus kerabau isolate K-KA32 ecotype Philippines breed swamp buffalo chromosome 17, PCC_UOA_SB_1v2, whole genome shotgun sequence encodes:
- the MAG gene encoding myelin-associated glycoprotein isoform X2 has protein sequence MIFLTALSLFWIMISASRGGQWGAWMPSSISAFEGTCVSIPCRFSFPDELRPAVVHGVWYFNSPYPKNYPPVVFKSRTQVVHESFQGRSRLLGDLGLRNCTLLLSNLSPELGGKYYFRGDLGGYNQYTFSEHSVLDIINTPNIVVPPEVMAGTEVEVSCMVPDNCPELHPELSWLGHEGLGEPTVLGRLREEEGTWVQVSLLHFVPTRETNGHRLGCQASFPNTTLQFEGYASLDIKYPPVIVEINSTVEAIEGSHVSLFCGADSNPPPLLTWMRDGTVLREAVAESLSLEVDEVTPAEDGVYLCLAENTYGQDNRTVELSVMYAPWKPTVNGTVVAVEGETVSILCSTQSNPDPILTIFKEKQILATVIYESELQLELPAVTPEDDGEYWCVAENQYGQRATAFNLSVEFAPVILLESHCAAARDTVQCLCVVKANPEPSVAFELPLRNVTVNETEREFVYSERSGLLLTSILTLRGQAQAPPRVICTSHNLYGTKSLELPFQGAYRLMWAKIGPVGAVVAFAILIAIVCYITQTRRKKNVTESPSFSGGDNPPVVFSSDFRISGAPEKYESREVSTLE, from the exons ATGATATTCCTCACGGCACTGTCTCTATTTTGGATTATGATTTCAG CCTCTCGTGGGGGTCAGTGGGGCGCCTGGATGCCATCGTCCATCTCGGCCTTTGAGGGCACGTGCGTCTCCATCCCCTGCCGCTTCAGCTTCCCTGATGAGCTGCGGCCGGCCGTCGTGCATGGCGTTTGGTACTTCAATAGCCCCTATCCGAAAAACTACCCTCCGGTGGTCTTCAAGTCACGCACGCAGGTGGTGCACGAGAGCTTCCAGGGACGCAGCCGCCTCCTGGGGGACCTGGGCCTGCGCAACTGCACCCTCCTGCTCAGCAACCTAAGCCCCGAGCTGGGCGGCAAATACTACTTTCGAGGGGACCTGGGGGGCTACAACCAGTACACCTTCTCCGAGCACAGCGTCCTGGACATCATCA ACACCCCCAACATCGTGGTCCCCCCGGAAGTGATGGCTGGCACAGAAGTGGAGGTCAGCTGCATGGTACCTGACAACTGCCCGGAGCTGCACCCAGAGCTGAGCTGGCTGGGCCACGAGGGGCTCGGTGAGCCGACTGTGCTGGGGCGGCTGCGCGAGGAGGAGGGTACCTGGGTGCAGGTGTCGCTGCTGCACTTTGTGCCCACCAGGGAGACCAACGGCCACCGGCTGGGCTGCCAGGCCTCGTTCCCCAACACTACCCTGCAGTTCGAGGGCTACGCCAGCCTGGACATCAAGT ACCCCCCGGTGATCGTGGAGATAAACTCCACGGTGGAGGCCATCGAGGGCTCCCACGTCAGCCTGTTCTGCGGGGCCGACAGCAACCCGCCGCCGTTGCTGACCTGGATGCGGGATGGCACGGTGCTCCGCGAGGCCGTGGCCGAGAGCCTATCCCTGGAGGTGGACGAAGTGACCCCTGCCGAAGACGGCGTCTACCTCTGCCTGGCTGAGAACACCTACGGCCAGGACAACCGCACCGTAGAGCTCAGCGTCATGT ATGCACCCTGGAAGCCGACAGTGAACGGGACAGTGGTGGCCGTGGAGGGCGAGACAGTCTCCATCTTGTGCTCCACACAGAGCAACCCGGATCCTATTCTCACCATCTTCAAGGAGAAGCAGATTCTGGCCACGGTTATCTATGAGAGTGAGCTGCAGCTGGAGCTGCCGGCCGTCACCCCCGAGGACGACGGAGAGTACTGGTGTGTGGCCGAGAACCAGTACGGCCAGAGGGCCACCGCCTTCAACCTGTCTGTGGAGT TCGCTCCTGTGATCCTGTTGGAGTCCCACTGTGCGGCAGCCCGTGACACGGTGCAGTGCCTGTGCGTGGTGAAAGCCAACCCAGAGCCCTCCGTGGCCTTCGAGCTGCCCTTGCGCAACGTGACGGTGAACGAGACGGAGCGCGAGTTCGTGTACTCAGAGCGCAGCGGCCTCCTGCTCACCAGCATCCTGACGCtgcgggggcaggcccaggccCCACCCCGGGTCATCTGCACCTCCCACAACCTCTACGGCACCAAGAGCCTGGAGCTGCCCTTCCAGGGAGCCT ACCGCCTCATGTGGGCCAAGATCGGGCCTGTGGGAGCTGTGGTGGCCTTTGCCATCCTAATCGCCATCGTGTGCTACATCACCCAGACGCGCAGAAA AAAGAACGTGACGGAAAGCCCCAGCTTCTCGGGGGGAGACAACCCCCCCGTGGTGTTCAGCAGCGACTTCCGCATCTCCGGGGCGCCGGAGAAATATGAG tccAGAGAGGTCTCTACCCTGGAATGA
- the MAG gene encoding myelin-associated glycoprotein isoform X1, producing the protein MIFLTALSLFWIMISASRGGQWGAWMPSSISAFEGTCVSIPCRFSFPDELRPAVVHGVWYFNSPYPKNYPPVVFKSRTQVVHESFQGRSRLLGDLGLRNCTLLLSNLSPELGGKYYFRGDLGGYNQYTFSEHSVLDIINTPNIVVPPEVMAGTEVEVSCMVPDNCPELHPELSWLGHEGLGEPTVLGRLREEEGTWVQVSLLHFVPTRETNGHRLGCQASFPNTTLQFEGYASLDIKYPPVIVEINSTVEAIEGSHVSLFCGADSNPPPLLTWMRDGTVLREAVAESLSLEVDEVTPAEDGVYLCLAENTYGQDNRTVELSVMYAPWKPTVNGTVVAVEGETVSILCSTQSNPDPILTIFKEKQILATVIYESELQLELPAVTPEDDGEYWCVAENQYGQRATAFNLSVEFAPVILLESHCAAARDTVQCLCVVKANPEPSVAFELPLRNVTVNETEREFVYSERSGLLLTSILTLRGQAQAPPRVICTSHNLYGTKSLELPFQGAYRLMWAKIGPVGAVVAFAILIAIVCYITQTRRKKNVTESPSFSGGDNPPVVFSSDFRISGAPEKYESERRLGSERRLLGLRGEPPELDLSYSHSDLGKRPTKDSYTLTEELAEYAEIRVK; encoded by the exons ATGATATTCCTCACGGCACTGTCTCTATTTTGGATTATGATTTCAG CCTCTCGTGGGGGTCAGTGGGGCGCCTGGATGCCATCGTCCATCTCGGCCTTTGAGGGCACGTGCGTCTCCATCCCCTGCCGCTTCAGCTTCCCTGATGAGCTGCGGCCGGCCGTCGTGCATGGCGTTTGGTACTTCAATAGCCCCTATCCGAAAAACTACCCTCCGGTGGTCTTCAAGTCACGCACGCAGGTGGTGCACGAGAGCTTCCAGGGACGCAGCCGCCTCCTGGGGGACCTGGGCCTGCGCAACTGCACCCTCCTGCTCAGCAACCTAAGCCCCGAGCTGGGCGGCAAATACTACTTTCGAGGGGACCTGGGGGGCTACAACCAGTACACCTTCTCCGAGCACAGCGTCCTGGACATCATCA ACACCCCCAACATCGTGGTCCCCCCGGAAGTGATGGCTGGCACAGAAGTGGAGGTCAGCTGCATGGTACCTGACAACTGCCCGGAGCTGCACCCAGAGCTGAGCTGGCTGGGCCACGAGGGGCTCGGTGAGCCGACTGTGCTGGGGCGGCTGCGCGAGGAGGAGGGTACCTGGGTGCAGGTGTCGCTGCTGCACTTTGTGCCCACCAGGGAGACCAACGGCCACCGGCTGGGCTGCCAGGCCTCGTTCCCCAACACTACCCTGCAGTTCGAGGGCTACGCCAGCCTGGACATCAAGT ACCCCCCGGTGATCGTGGAGATAAACTCCACGGTGGAGGCCATCGAGGGCTCCCACGTCAGCCTGTTCTGCGGGGCCGACAGCAACCCGCCGCCGTTGCTGACCTGGATGCGGGATGGCACGGTGCTCCGCGAGGCCGTGGCCGAGAGCCTATCCCTGGAGGTGGACGAAGTGACCCCTGCCGAAGACGGCGTCTACCTCTGCCTGGCTGAGAACACCTACGGCCAGGACAACCGCACCGTAGAGCTCAGCGTCATGT ATGCACCCTGGAAGCCGACAGTGAACGGGACAGTGGTGGCCGTGGAGGGCGAGACAGTCTCCATCTTGTGCTCCACACAGAGCAACCCGGATCCTATTCTCACCATCTTCAAGGAGAAGCAGATTCTGGCCACGGTTATCTATGAGAGTGAGCTGCAGCTGGAGCTGCCGGCCGTCACCCCCGAGGACGACGGAGAGTACTGGTGTGTGGCCGAGAACCAGTACGGCCAGAGGGCCACCGCCTTCAACCTGTCTGTGGAGT TCGCTCCTGTGATCCTGTTGGAGTCCCACTGTGCGGCAGCCCGTGACACGGTGCAGTGCCTGTGCGTGGTGAAAGCCAACCCAGAGCCCTCCGTGGCCTTCGAGCTGCCCTTGCGCAACGTGACGGTGAACGAGACGGAGCGCGAGTTCGTGTACTCAGAGCGCAGCGGCCTCCTGCTCACCAGCATCCTGACGCtgcgggggcaggcccaggccCCACCCCGGGTCATCTGCACCTCCCACAACCTCTACGGCACCAAGAGCCTGGAGCTGCCCTTCCAGGGAGCCT ACCGCCTCATGTGGGCCAAGATCGGGCCTGTGGGAGCTGTGGTGGCCTTTGCCATCCTAATCGCCATCGTGTGCTACATCACCCAGACGCGCAGAAA AAAGAACGTGACGGAAAGCCCCAGCTTCTCGGGGGGAGACAACCCCCCCGTGGTGTTCAGCAGCGACTTCCGCATCTCCGGGGCGCCGGAGAAATATGAG AGTGAGAGGCGCCTGGGATCAGAGAGGAGGCTGCTGGGTCTTCGGGGAGAACCCCCGGAGCTGGACCTGAGCTATTCTCACTCGGACCTGGGAAAACGACCCACCAAGGACAGCTATACCCTGACGGAGGAGCTAGCTGAGTATGCTGAAATCCGCGTCAAGTGA